The Streptomyces camelliae genome window below encodes:
- a CDS encoding thiamine-binding protein: protein MRLRVEFTTEPFDLDEAPAHALVARQVIEAADLDAVDVGPFGNTAEGSADSVLTAVDALLRKTLEAGATRVSLQVNVIEESDR from the coding sequence ATGCGATTGCGAGTGGAGTTCACGACCGAACCCTTCGATCTCGACGAGGCGCCCGCGCACGCGCTGGTGGCCCGACAGGTCATCGAGGCGGCGGACCTGGACGCGGTGGACGTCGGCCCGTTCGGCAACACCGCCGAAGGGAGCGCCGACAGCGTGCTCACCGCCGTGGACGCGCTGCTGCGCAAGACCCTGGAGGCCGGTGCCACCCGGGTGTCGCTGCAGGTCAACGTGATCGAGGAGAGCGACAGGTGA
- a CDS encoding helix-turn-helix domain-containing protein, with the protein MTGAGDEPFITAVKPLVDAMGGELIPPDAAGPEDVVLAWQGADVVAVRLPQLADSLDHILAAMERRQGRPLADLDRKAKQEVVRILEARGAFAVRHGVETVASALGVSRFTVYNYLNRDKGA; encoded by the coding sequence GTGACCGGCGCCGGGGACGAGCCCTTCATCACGGCGGTGAAGCCGCTGGTCGACGCCATGGGCGGGGAGCTGATCCCGCCCGACGCGGCCGGCCCCGAGGACGTCGTGCTCGCCTGGCAGGGCGCCGACGTCGTCGCCGTACGCCTGCCTCAGCTCGCCGACTCTCTCGACCACATCCTCGCCGCCATGGAGCGCCGGCAGGGCAGGCCGCTGGCCGACCTGGACCGCAAGGCCAAGCAGGAGGTCGTACGGATACTGGAGGCGCGGGGCGCGTTCGCCGTGCGGCACGGTGTGGAGACCGTGGCGAGCGCGCTGGGCGTCAGCCGCTTCACTGTCTACAACTACCTCAACCGGGACAAGGGGGCATAG
- the uraD gene encoding 2-oxo-4-hydroxy-4-carboxy-5-ureidoimidazoline decarboxylase gives MTTSTPLGLARFNELEERDAVAALHEACASAEWGRRIAAARPYATTDDLYAASDAAMAELTTADLEEAMAGHPPIGRPKPGDPTSAREQAGMSGAAAELKAEMLDLNLAYQEKFGHVFLICATGRTGEQMRDAVKERIGNAPEQEREIVRAELGKINRIRLARLVEEDA, from the coding sequence GTGACGACTTCCACGCCCCTGGGCCTGGCCCGGTTCAATGAACTGGAGGAACGCGACGCCGTCGCCGCCCTCCACGAGGCGTGTGCCTCCGCCGAGTGGGGCCGGCGGATCGCCGCCGCCCGCCCGTACGCCACCACCGACGACCTCTACGCCGCCAGCGACGCCGCCATGGCCGAGCTGACCACGGCCGACCTGGAAGAGGCGATGGCGGGGCACCCGCCGATCGGGCGCCCCAAGCCCGGTGACCCGACCTCCGCGCGGGAGCAGGCCGGCATGTCCGGCGCCGCGGCGGAACTCAAGGCCGAGATGCTCGACCTCAACCTGGCCTACCAGGAGAAGTTCGGCCATGTGTTCCTCATCTGCGCCACCGGCCGGACCGGCGAGCAGATGCGCGACGCCGTGAAGGAGCGGATCGGGAACGCGCCGGAGCAGGAACGGGAGATCGTCCGCGCCGAGCTGGGCAAGATCAACCGTATCCGCCTGGC